The following are encoded in a window of Lactobacillus acidophilus genomic DNA:
- a CDS encoding cupin domain-containing protein, giving the protein MAKNEEEVKNSPFGFGESNDAFAKYFTGESYLNPLANKANCNIANVNFKPGCINNWHEHTVPQILICVAGKGWVQEEGKPAHKMTPGDVNVVAPNTKHWHGAAKDSWFAHLSVMADTDKAKTTWYEPVDPDYYDSLK; this is encoded by the coding sequence ATGGCTAAAAACGAAGAAGAAGTAAAAAATAGTCCATTTGGCTTCGGTGAGTCAAACGATGCATTTGCAAAGTATTTTACTGGTGAAAGCTATTTAAATCCACTTGCAAATAAAGCTAACTGTAATATCGCAAATGTTAACTTTAAACCAGGTTGTATCAACAATTGGCATGAACATACTGTTCCACAAATTTTGATTTGTGTTGCAGGTAAAGGTTGGGTACAAGAAGAAGGCAAGCCAGCTCATAAGATGACTCCAGGTGACGTTAACGTTGTTGCACCAAACACTAAGCACTGGCATGGTGCAGCAAAGGATTCATGGTTTGCCCATCTTTCAGTTATGGCTGATACAGATAAGGCTAAGACCACTTGGTATGAACCAGTAGATCCAGACTACTACGATAGTTTAAAATAA
- a CDS encoding mucin-binding protein yields MSLFGKKKKAIVNYIDLDNDKNNIATSGELLGNVGEEIGYSSSDQIDALKKQGYVLVNNSFDPSDKPTFSNEDVQTYTISFKHDVEAVDKPNSDFGISESDLQKVGTQTVHYEGAATRTPKDNVSQVVFKRSVVYDKILKKIISTSTWMPEKQSFLLIATPEVSGYTTVQTTVGGETVTPEDCDRNYVVEYDINHQPSVADQKVAVKYVDQDLENKEITEDILTGMPNSLVDYDPKATIERLESDEGYALVNNGYNPAGEVQFYSNNDDYVPVFVMTMKHTIGQVDSEHPDSKVNKNEYDKDVAFTINYEGADAATPVNNVQRSHWSRSLTVDRVTGEILPGGKYTTDWKVDREKYDDVDVPVVDGYHTDVKMIKGAEVTRENIIRTVNYVANGHIIPVDSDGKEIVGAPHPVFQTDPNDPTQVITDEPVPKIDGYKCNLATITPYNPAKDMEVKYKAEDSDVLVISVGDKKPKSETKAVSVEKPVVKPDPKPENTNSVTQPAVTQDQNHDHDQVAIINFIDLDHDGKQLTSSGPLTGKPGESINDLYSTELPLKAIERAGYHVVFNGFDDNGTIQRFDNNDLMTQVFTIGLRKISDEQQTSIGLDALKKLDLHNNEDVAAIAFGVASTIISLIGLIGNKNDK; encoded by the coding sequence ATGTCTCTATTTGGTAAAAAGAAAAAAGCTATCGTTAATTATATAGATTTGGACAATGATAAAAATAATATCGCTACATCAGGTGAATTGTTAGGTAATGTTGGTGAAGAGATTGGTTACAGTAGTTCAGATCAGATTGATGCTTTAAAAAAGCAAGGTTATGTTCTTGTAAATAATAGTTTTGATCCGAGTGATAAACCAACTTTTTCAAATGAAGATGTTCAAACTTATACTATTTCATTTAAACATGATGTAGAAGCAGTTGATAAACCTAATTCTGATTTTGGAATTAGTGAAAGTGATTTACAAAAAGTGGGTACGCAAACTGTCCATTATGAAGGTGCTGCTACTAGAACACCAAAAGATAATGTGAGTCAGGTTGTTTTTAAACGTAGTGTAGTCTATGATAAAATACTAAAAAAAATCATTAGTACTTCAACATGGATGCCTGAAAAGCAAAGCTTTTTATTGATCGCTACACCTGAAGTTTCGGGATATACTACTGTTCAAACTACTGTGGGTGGTGAAACGGTAACTCCTGAAGATTGTGATCGTAATTATGTTGTTGAATATGATATTAATCATCAACCATCTGTCGCTGATCAAAAAGTAGCTGTTAAATATGTCGATCAAGATCTAGAAAATAAAGAAATTACTGAAGATATATTAACTGGTATGCCAAATTCCTTGGTAGATTATGATCCTAAAGCTACTATTGAAAGACTCGAAAGTGACGAAGGATACGCTTTAGTAAATAATGGTTATAATCCTGCGGGTGAAGTACAATTTTATAGCAACAATGACGATTATGTGCCTGTCTTTGTTATGACAATGAAGCACACTATCGGTCAAGTAGATAGTGAACATCCTGATAGTAAAGTAAATAAGAACGAATATGATAAAGATGTCGCATTTACTATTAATTATGAAGGAGCAGATGCTGCTACTCCTGTTAACAATGTTCAAAGATCACACTGGAGTCGTAGTTTAACCGTTGATCGTGTTACTGGTGAAATTTTACCTGGAGGTAAATATACAACTGATTGGAAAGTGGATCGTGAAAAGTATGATGATGTTGATGTTCCAGTAGTTGATGGATATCACACCGATGTTAAAATGATCAAAGGTGCCGAGGTTACACGAGAAAATATTATTAGAACAGTAAATTATGTTGCTAATGGCCATATTATTCCAGTGGATTCTGATGGTAAAGAAATTGTTGGTGCACCACATCCAGTCTTTCAAACTGATCCAAATGATCCAACTCAAGTGATTACTGATGAACCAGTGCCAAAGATTGATGGATACAAGTGTAATTTGGCAACTATTACACCGTATAATCCAGCAAAAGATATGGAAGTTAAGTATAAGGCAGAAGATTCTGATGTTTTAGTAATTTCTGTTGGTGATAAGAAACCCAAGTCAGAAACTAAAGCAGTTTCAGTGGAAAAGCCGGTTGTTAAACCTGACCCTAAACCGGAAAATACTAATTCAGTAACTCAACCTGCTGTTACTCAAGATCAAAATCATGATCATGATCAAGTTGCTATAATTAACTTTATAGATCTTGACCATGATGGTAAACAACTGACCTCATCTGGTCCACTAACTGGTAAGCCAGGTGAAAGCATTAACGATTTGTATAGTACAGAATTACCATTAAAGGCGATCGAGCGTGCAGGTTATCATGTTGTCTTTAATGGCTTTGATGATAATGGTACAATTCAAAGATTTGACAATAATGATTTAATGACACAAGTGTTTACAATTGGTTTGCGTAAAATAAGTGATGAACAGCAAACTTCAATTGGACTTGATGCATTAAAGAAACTTGATCTTCATAATAATGAGGATGTTGCTGCAATTGCCTTTGGAGTTGCTTCAACTATCATTAGTTTAATTGGATTAATCGGTAATAAAAACGATAAGTAA
- a CDS encoding bacteriocin immunity protein: protein MAEDEERIIRNKIEEIVNHDEKVNNNPELMEIFRIAYGRRDAGKPIQEVALALDKALAGYISSHNNNVPESILDLHQEVQNLSGI from the coding sequence ATGGCTGAAGATGAAGAAAGAATTATCAGAAATAAAATTGAAGAAATTGTTAATCATGATGAGAAGGTTAATAATAATCCAGAATTGATGGAAATCTTTAGGATAGCTTATGGCAGAAGGGATGCAGGTAAGCCAATACAAGAAGTTGCTTTAGCACTGGATAAAGCTTTAGCAGGTTATATCTCAAGTCACAATAATAATGTGCCAGAAAGTATCTTGGACTTGCATCAAGAGGTGCAAAATTTATCTGGTATTTAA
- a CDS encoding phosphatidylserine decarboxylase family protein: MSRHKFNVGKWLPSDQEFENKWVKKIYEEAKSDENKNLLPPVQALKELIESNRYIWNLFQMMFDEIPQKDVDTPAGTPQVRDYHELLLVLNRIIQRAPEFNTTGLVGTPINAVLDYPMGTRAGYVLFNDPRVNAKMKGILDYWGHYLQSPASSYVLNTSDKGWLSTYALKEMAKEADGINFLDLFKTRSKDPEKKFGYVSWDDFFTRKFNPGIRPVAEPDNDDVVANACESAPYRVARNLPMKAKFWIKGQPYSLIDLLHNDPWTAKFEGGTLYQAFLSALSYHRWNSPVSGTIVKAYNLNGTYYGEALNQGFENPNGPDLVAANNSQAFLTSTATRAVIFIKADNPKIGLMCFVAVGMGDVSNNEITVRIGQHVNKGDELGMFHFGGSTHVLLFRPEVNIDFDLHGQKPGLDTTNIKVRDTIARITNI, translated from the coding sequence ATGAGTAGGCACAAGTTTAATGTAGGTAAGTGGTTACCTAGTGATCAAGAATTCGAAAATAAATGGGTTAAGAAGATTTATGAAGAAGCAAAAAGTGATGAAAATAAAAATTTGTTACCACCAGTTCAGGCTTTGAAAGAATTAATCGAATCTAATCGCTATATTTGGAATTTGTTCCAAATGATGTTTGATGAGATTCCGCAAAAAGATGTAGATACACCAGCAGGTACGCCGCAAGTACGTGATTATCATGAATTACTTTTAGTACTTAATCGAATTATTCAACGTGCGCCTGAATTTAATACGACTGGGTTAGTTGGAACACCAATTAATGCTGTTCTTGATTATCCAATGGGGACGCGTGCAGGGTACGTCTTATTCAACGATCCACGTGTCAATGCAAAGATGAAAGGGATTTTGGATTACTGGGGACATTATTTGCAAAGTCCGGCTTCAAGCTATGTTTTAAATACTTCTGATAAAGGGTGGTTATCAACATACGCTTTAAAAGAAATGGCTAAAGAAGCAGATGGTATAAACTTTTTGGATTTATTCAAAACTCGTTCAAAAGATCCAGAGAAAAAATTTGGCTATGTTTCATGGGATGATTTCTTTACTCGCAAATTTAATCCAGGAATTAGGCCAGTCGCTGAGCCGGATAATGATGATGTAGTAGCTAATGCATGTGAATCGGCACCATATAGAGTAGCACGTAATTTACCTATGAAAGCTAAGTTTTGGATTAAAGGCCAACCGTATTCACTAATTGATTTATTGCACAATGACCCTTGGACTGCAAAATTTGAGGGTGGCACACTATATCAAGCCTTTTTAAGCGCACTTAGTTATCATCGCTGGAATAGTCCAGTTAGTGGTACTATTGTTAAAGCATATAACTTGAATGGTACATATTATGGCGAGGCTTTGAATCAAGGCTTTGAAAATCCTAATGGTCCAGATCTGGTAGCAGCTAATAATTCACAAGCCTTTTTGACTTCCACCGCTACCAGAGCTGTAATTTTTATCAAGGCAGATAATCCTAAGATTGGTTTGATGTGTTTTGTTGCAGTTGGTATGGGGGATGTTTCAAATAACGAAATTACCGTCCGAATTGGTCAACATGTAAATAAAGGCGATGAATTAGGGATGTTCCATTTTGGTGGGTCTACTCATGTATTACTCTTTAGGCCAGAAGTAAATATCGACTTTGATTTACATGGTCAAAAGCCAGGCCTTGATACAACTAATATTAAAGTACGAGATACGATTGCTAGAATAACGAATATCTAA
- a CDS encoding DUF4870 domain-containing protein: protein MNNINSEPSTSLKLMAALSYISYFFLPVIFPLIVWIVASDRPFVKKHAKRAFWSQLLPAICALVFLIVISVGGAFNSSTISWGWLSITLIAVTCLIALISLIYNVACAIHVLID, encoded by the coding sequence ATGAATAATATTAACTCAGAGCCTAGTACTTCTCTAAAATTAATGGCTGCATTATCTTACATTAGCTATTTCTTTTTACCAGTAATTTTTCCACTTATTGTATGGATTGTTGCCAGTGATCGTCCTTTTGTTAAAAAACATGCTAAAAGGGCATTTTGGAGTCAATTACTTCCAGCTATTTGTGCATTAGTGTTTTTGATAGTAATCAGTGTAGGTGGAGCTTTCAATTCATCAACTATTTCGTGGGGATGGTTAAGTATTACTTTAATTGCTGTTACTTGTTTAATTGCCTTAATTAGTTTAATTTATAACGTTGCCTGTGCAATTCATGTATTGATAGACTAA
- a CDS encoding serine hydrolase domain-containing protein, which translates to MHLKKSILSIFLTLCIFLLFILISVNRVDVGDIALSKQLHDYMQLHHINGVMLVNDKKGKPIIIENRETSNKGQIVDENQLFPIASLQKIMTGTAIYQLHQKKQINWNTSLAKYFPQIPGSKDITIRELMNHTSGLINNDRPTSPLRNEKQQINYMLKHIKYDHIHTWDYQDIDYELLAAIISKQTNTTYNTYIKNNFVKSANLHKIKDFSEVDQREVPQPMNKKISWHEVTVTTSSDFGAGNLFISPNDYWKFVNNGVLNNHQMINEYYHQAQHQEVAYFGGVYFKGDIIRAEGSIPGYNSCFVANYRTKKMIMLFSNNINYFTLKMASDHILHKYIEKHII; encoded by the coding sequence ATGCATTTAAAAAAATCTATCCTGTCCATCTTTTTAACACTATGCATTTTTTTGTTGTTTATTTTAATATCAGTGAACAGAGTGGATGTTGGCGATATAGCTTTATCAAAACAACTTCATGATTATATGCAATTACATCATATTAATGGTGTAATGTTGGTCAATGATAAAAAAGGTAAACCAATTATAATTGAAAATAGAGAGACTTCTAATAAAGGCCAAATAGTAGATGAAAATCAATTATTTCCGATTGCTTCTCTTCAAAAGATTATGACAGGGACTGCAATTTATCAATTACATCAAAAAAAGCAGATAAATTGGAATACTTCTTTGGCTAAATATTTTCCTCAAATCCCGGGTAGTAAAGATATAACAATTCGTGAATTGATGAATCATACGAGTGGATTAATTAATAATGATCGTCCAACATCCCCATTAAGAAATGAAAAACAACAGATTAATTATATGCTTAAACATATAAAATATGATCATATTCATACTTGGGACTATCAAGATATAGATTATGAATTATTAGCAGCAATTATTAGTAAACAAACTAACACAACCTATAATACTTATATTAAAAATAATTTTGTCAAGTCTGCTAATCTCCATAAAATTAAAGATTTTTCAGAAGTTGATCAAAGAGAAGTTCCTCAACCTATGAATAAAAAGATCAGTTGGCATGAAGTTACAGTAACAACATCATCTGATTTTGGAGCTGGAAACTTGTTTATTTCACCTAACGATTATTGGAAATTTGTAAATAATGGTGTTTTAAATAATCATCAAATGATAAATGAATATTATCATCAGGCACAACATCAAGAAGTTGCTTATTTTGGTGGTGTTTATTTTAAAGGCGATATTATTCGTGCAGAAGGGAGTATTCCTGGATATAATTCCTGCTTTGTAGCTAACTATAGAACTAAGAAAATGATTATGCTTTTTTCTAATAATATTAATTATTTTACTTTGAAAATGGCATCTGATCATATTTTGCATAAATACATAGAGAAACACATTATTTAA
- a CDS encoding PspC domain-containing protein, with amino-acid sequence MMKNKRLTKSQNKILSGVFGGIAEYFDLDPAWVRIIGAALILFTGVFPGTSLYIIASIVMPEPNEVAPKAEKHGTDYQTGRPNTMNGNFTKTDTPDNDEKSDDNQDNKN; translated from the coding sequence ATGATGAAAAATAAAAGACTTACTAAATCACAAAATAAAATTTTATCTGGAGTTTTTGGCGGTATTGCAGAATACTTCGACTTAGATCCAGCATGGGTAAGAATCATTGGCGCAGCTTTAATTCTCTTTACCGGTGTGTTTCCGGGAACATCTCTTTACATTATTGCCTCAATAGTAATGCCTGAGCCTAATGAAGTTGCACCAAAAGCAGAAAAACATGGAACTGATTATCAAACTGGCCGTCCTAATACAATGAACGGTAACTTTACCAAAACTGATACTCCTGACAATGATGAAAAGTCTGACGATAATCAAGATAATAAAAATTAG
- a CDS encoding serine hydrolase, producing the protein MVFSKKIKRTLISLVALVSLVSCGAVFTTPVSADTSSSYRNNEVNLDVKSAIAIDSNSGQILYAKNADKTLPIASMTKLITVYLTLNAIKNKKLSWNQKVKPTASIVKVANNAEYSNVPLKMGHSYTIRQLYQATLIESANGAAMLLGQTIAGSQKKFIDQMRAQVKKWGIEDAEIYTACGLPNGNVGKDAYPGVNKNAENTMSAKDMAIVGQHLLKEYPEILDTTKLAHLDFKDGNKTTKMANFNWMLKGLSQYDQAYPVDGLKTGTTDAAGACFIGTVEHNGARLITVVMGARHQDGTDPSRFIQTKKLMSFIFNKYRPVTMTAGSQINGAKSIKVTDGKDATTNIGLKNKTTIWDPADGKTLTASLNKKTIDAPLEKNQTVGNYQLKSGSEKIVSLDNPNGMNVKAKALSANGKVNFFVRIWRWLFGGR; encoded by the coding sequence ATGGTTTTTAGTAAAAAAATAAAACGGACATTAATTAGTCTTGTTGCTTTAGTTTCTTTAGTTTCTTGTGGTGCAGTATTTACAACACCGGTTAGTGCAGATACATCAAGTAGTTATCGCAATAATGAAGTGAATTTAGATGTTAAATCTGCAATTGCAATTGATAGTAATTCGGGGCAAATTTTGTATGCTAAAAATGCTGATAAGACTTTACCAATTGCTTCAATGACAAAGTTAATTACAGTTTATTTAACTTTAAATGCAATTAAAAATAAAAAATTATCTTGGAATCAAAAGGTGAAGCCAACTGCTTCAATTGTAAAAGTAGCTAATAATGCGGAATATTCAAATGTACCGCTTAAGATGGGGCATTCTTATACTATTCGTCAGCTTTATCAAGCAACTTTAATTGAATCAGCTAATGGGGCCGCAATGCTTTTGGGCCAAACTATTGCTGGTTCACAAAAGAAATTTATTGATCAAATGCGTGCCCAAGTTAAAAAATGGGGGATTGAAGATGCCGAGATTTATACGGCATGTGGTTTACCTAATGGTAATGTAGGTAAAGATGCCTATCCTGGTGTAAATAAGAATGCTGAAAATACTATGTCAGCTAAGGATATGGCCATTGTTGGACAACATTTACTTAAAGAATACCCAGAAATTTTAGATACTACTAAATTAGCTCATTTAGATTTTAAAGACGGTAATAAAACTACTAAAATGGCCAACTTTAACTGGATGCTTAAAGGACTTTCTCAATATGATCAAGCATATCCAGTTGATGGATTAAAGACTGGTACCACTGATGCAGCAGGTGCATGTTTTATTGGTACAGTTGAACATAATGGTGCTCGTTTGATTACTGTTGTCATGGGTGCACGTCACCAAGATGGTACGGATCCTTCACGTTTTATTCAAACTAAGAAATTAATGAGTTTTATTTTCAACAAATACCGTCCAGTTACAATGACTGCTGGAAGTCAAATAAATGGTGCAAAAAGTATTAAAGTTACTGATGGTAAAGACGCTACAACTAATATTGGTTTAAAGAATAAGACAACTATTTGGGATCCAGCAGATGGTAAAACATTGACTGCTAGTTTAAACAAAAAAACAATAGATGCGCCTCTTGAAAAGAATCAGACAGTTGGTAATTATCAATTAAAATCAGGTAGTGAAAAAATTGTTTCATTGGATAATCCTAATGGAATGAATGTAAAAGCTAAAGCTTTATCAGCTAATGGAAAAGTTAATTTCTTTGTTAGAATTTGGCGTTGGCTTTTCGGGGGCAGATAA
- a CDS encoding NAD(P)H-hydrate dehydratase, with the protein MTELTEDILKKVIKKRSSNTHKGNYGRILLIGGSENYGGAIIMSTEAAVNSGAGLTAVATHHLNLSALHSRIPEAMFIDWHDAKLADLIKNMDVVVCGSGLGMSDFAKQILVILRRCTSEKQTVILDASALDLISEDKSLLPVNAGHLILTPHQMEWQRLSQIRIPFQTDSANIDALKQLIPDSNAVLVLKSNHTHIYDGTGRTFVNPIGNPGMATGGMGDTLAGIIGGFVAQFGPSVDTISAAVYIHSLAGDLINKDNYVVKPTEVSKALPKLMKKYSELE; encoded by the coding sequence ATGACAGAACTAACTGAAGATATACTAAAAAAAGTTATTAAAAAAAGATCTAGTAATACTCATAAAGGTAATTATGGCCGCATTCTTTTAATTGGTGGCAGTGAAAATTACGGTGGTGCAATTATCATGTCAACCGAAGCAGCGGTTAATAGTGGTGCAGGTTTAACAGCTGTGGCAACTCATCATCTTAATTTGTCAGCTCTTCATTCACGTATACCGGAAGCCATGTTTATTGATTGGCATGATGCTAAACTAGCAGATTTGATTAAAAATATGGATGTAGTGGTTTGTGGATCAGGCCTAGGGATGTCAGATTTTGCTAAGCAAATTTTAGTAATTTTAAGAAGATGTACTTCAGAAAAGCAAACCGTCATTTTAGATGCTAGTGCGCTTGATTTAATTAGTGAGGATAAAAGCTTATTACCAGTTAATGCTGGACATTTGATTTTGACACCTCACCAAATGGAATGGCAACGACTTAGTCAAATTCGTATTCCATTCCAAACAGATAGTGCTAATATTGATGCATTGAAGCAGTTAATTCCTGATAGTAATGCAGTTTTAGTCTTAAAGTCTAATCATACTCATATTTATGACGGTACTGGTCGCACTTTTGTTAATCCGATAGGTAATCCAGGTATGGCTACTGGTGGTATGGGTGATACATTGGCTGGGATAATTGGTGGCTTTGTCGCTCAATTTGGCCCCAGTGTTGATACAATTTCGGCTGCTGTTTATATTCATTCTTTAGCAGGAGATTTAATTAATAAGGATAACTATGTAGTTAAGCCAACCGAAGTTTCTAAAGCATTACCTAAATTAATGAAAAAGTATTCAGAACTTGAATAA
- a CDS encoding L,D-transpeptidase produces MKKNIVIGVTCIIVAFGSIIGLAKVCAPKSDTAQEAVSTSVKNKPKTSGKKTNTDHKKVKSTGAEFRPYKDPKDLRKEGTWTKKSETKKHPKINQNETDLTLRVSLKGNRTYLLRKGKVIYTMLSTGGIYKKGKSLTPTGTYRIQAGRGDSFFNYNLNEGANNWTSWSPDNVYLFHSVPTKGDGNYNLNEAAKLGRTQGSHGCIRLSIPDSKWIMDNIPDGTKVVIKDR; encoded by the coding sequence ATGAAGAAAAATATCGTTATAGGAGTAACTTGCATCATCGTTGCGTTTGGTTCAATTATAGGATTAGCTAAAGTGTGCGCTCCTAAATCTGATACTGCACAAGAGGCAGTATCTACAAGTGTAAAAAATAAACCAAAAACTAGCGGCAAGAAAACAAATACAGATCATAAAAAAGTTAAGTCAACCGGTGCAGAATTTCGTCCTTATAAAGATCCTAAGGATTTAAGAAAAGAAGGTACTTGGACTAAAAAGAGTGAAACCAAGAAGCATCCTAAGATTAATCAAAATGAAACAGATTTAACTTTGCGTGTTTCATTAAAAGGAAATCGGACATACTTACTAAGAAAAGGCAAAGTAATTTATACAATGCTTTCAACTGGTGGCATTTATAAAAAGGGAAAATCACTTACGCCTACTGGTACATATAGAATTCAAGCAGGTCGTGGAGATAGCTTCTTTAATTACAATCTAAATGAAGGAGCTAATAACTGGACCAGCTGGAGTCCGGACAATGTTTATTTGTTCCACTCTGTGCCTACTAAAGGGGATGGAAATTATAATTTAAATGAAGCAGCAAAATTGGGCAGAACACAAGGTTCTCACGGCTGTATTCGTTTGAGTATACCAGATTCTAAATGGATTATGGACAATATCCCCGATGGAACTAAGGTTGTTATTAAAGATCGTTAA
- the argS gene encoding arginine--tRNA ligase yields MDFKNEVVDLVSSQVDLPKEKITALIERPKNAKMGDYAFPAFILAKTMHKNPAIIAKDIAENLNSDNFANIQAVGPYVNFAIDHEKLIASTLKDVLAEKEHYGDQKLGEGNVPIDMSSPNIAKPMSMGHLRSTVIGNSIAKTMKKVGYTPIKINYLGDYGTQFGKLIAAYKHWGNEEDVKKDPIMSLFHYYVKFHKEAENNPELDNEGREWFKKLEDGDPEAVELWKWFREVSLKDFKRIYKELGVTFDSYNGEAFFNDKMQPVIDELKDKGLLHESRGAQVVDMGEDENPAIIVKSDGTSIYLTRDLAAAEWRMKEYNFVKMLYVVGNEQAQHFVELKTVLKKMGYDWADEIHHVPFGLITQGGKKLSTRKGNVVFLDQVLRDAVNLAKKQIQEKNPDLADQDQVAHDVGVGAVVFHDLKNDRLDNFDFDLDEVVRFEGDTGPYVQYTNARAQSVLRKAAAMGEKPSEGDFNINDDWAFAVAKDLADFPRIVARSAEKFEPSVIAKFALDLAKKFNKYYANVKILTKDDQIGARLALVQATSIVLTESLRLLGVNAPKEM; encoded by the coding sequence ATGGACTTTAAAAACGAAGTAGTTGATTTAGTTTCAAGCCAAGTTGATTTACCTAAAGAAAAAATTACTGCATTAATTGAACGTCCAAAGAATGCTAAAATGGGTGACTATGCTTTTCCAGCATTTATTTTGGCTAAGACTATGCACAAAAATCCTGCAATTATTGCAAAAGATATTGCAGAAAACTTAAATAGTGATAATTTTGCAAATATTCAAGCCGTTGGTCCTTACGTTAACTTTGCAATTGATCATGAAAAGTTGATCGCCTCAACTTTGAAAGATGTTTTAGCTGAAAAAGAACATTATGGTGATCAAAAATTGGGCGAAGGTAATGTGCCAATTGATATGTCTTCTCCTAACATTGCTAAACCAATGTCAATGGGCCATCTTCGTTCTACAGTAATTGGTAATTCAATCGCTAAGACTATGAAGAAGGTTGGTTATACACCAATTAAAATTAACTACCTTGGTGACTATGGTACGCAATTTGGTAAGTTGATTGCTGCTTACAAGCATTGGGGAAACGAAGAAGATGTTAAAAAAGACCCAATTATGAGTCTTTTCCATTATTACGTAAAATTCCATAAAGAAGCTGAAAATAATCCAGAACTTGATAATGAAGGTCGTGAATGGTTCAAGAAGCTTGAAGATGGTGATCCAGAAGCAGTTGAACTTTGGAAATGGTTCCGCGAAGTTTCACTTAAGGACTTTAAGCGTATTTACAAAGAATTAGGCGTAACTTTTGATTCATATAATGGTGAAGCATTCTTTAATGACAAGATGCAGCCGGTTATTGATGAATTGAAGGATAAGGGGCTTTTACATGAATCACGTGGTGCTCAAGTTGTAGATATGGGTGAAGATGAAAATCCTGCCATCATTGTTAAGTCTGATGGAACTTCAATTTACTTAACTCGTGACTTAGCTGCTGCTGAATGGAGAATGAAGGAATACAACTTCGTTAAAATGCTTTACGTTGTTGGTAACGAGCAAGCACAACACTTTGTTGAACTTAAGACTGTTTTGAAGAAGATGGGTTACGACTGGGCTGATGAAATTCACCATGTTCCATTTGGATTAATTACTCAAGGCGGAAAGAAGCTTTCAACTAGAAAAGGAAATGTGGTCTTCCTTGATCAAGTATTGAGAGATGCTGTAAATTTAGCTAAGAAGCAAATCCAAGAAAAGAACCCAGATTTAGCAGATCAAGATCAAGTAGCTCATGATGTTGGTGTAGGTGCCGTTGTATTCCACGATTTAAAGAATGATCGTTTGGATAACTTTGACTTTGACCTTGATGAAGTGGTTCGCTTTGAAGGTGATACCGGTCCTTATGTACAATACACTAATGCGCGTGCTCAAAGCGTATTACGTAAAGCTGCAGCAATGGGTGAAAAGCCAAGCGAAGGCGACTTTAATATTAATGATGATTGGGCATTTGCAGTTGCCAAGGACTTGGCAGACTTCCCAAGAATTGTTGCAAGAAGTGCTGAAAAGTTTGAACCATCTGTAATTGCTAAATTTGCTCTTGATCTTGCTAAGAAATTTAACAAGTACTACGCTAACGTGAAAATCTTAACTAAGGATGATCAAATTGGTGCTCGCCTTGCTTTAGTTCAGGCTACATCAATCGTTTTGACTGAATCACTTAGACTTTTAGGTGTAAATGCTCCTAAGGAAATGTAA